From Lewinellaceae bacterium:
GAGAACTGAGAACATGACGGATGAGGAGCTCCACGCCGCCATGGAGCAAGCGATGCAGGACGGCCGCACCCTGCTACCCCAGGCGACAATCCTCAACTATTACGTAAAATTCCGGGCTGGTAATGGGGGCGACTACTTCGTCAGGGGGGCCACCGATTCCCGGTCAGGCGCCAGGGTGGAGGATGAGGAGAGCGAGCCTGTCTTGTATCTCGAAAAAAACCCCGATAAGGCCGTCATCCTGGACGCCATTTTTCACCTGCCCGAAATCTGGCCGGACGGCAGCCTGGCGCCCCTGCCCCTGAAGAAGGCGGTGCACCTGATCCTTCCCTTTGGGGTGGTGATAGGCAATGTGGTTTGCTGGTATTGGTACACCGGGGGATGAGAAGTACATGGACTGACTGACTGATTGATTGATTGAATACCGGGGCCTTAGATGGCGCCTTGGGCCTCACTAATTGGATCCAAGTACCGGCATGTTTGGAGGCCGGCAGGTACGGGCATGCAATTTTTGTCCAGACAATTGTAATTTATCTACAGATGCCCCTGAAAAGAAATAACTATATTTACCTTGATTTTTTAACCTACAATCCATCTGCTATGATTAGAAAAACCATCAAGATGCTGGCGGTTGTTTTCGCCGTATCCATCCTTTTCACTTCCTGCTATTCTTACACAAGCGTTGTGGGCAAAGGCGCCCAGGGGACCCAAGAGGTTACTCAATGGAACCATTACGTCCTGTTCGGCCTGGCGCCGGTCGGCGTTTCGGACTCCAAAGCAATGGCCGGCGGAGCAAGCGACTATACCGTCCACACCCGGCATTCTTTCATCAACGGCCTGGTTTCGGGCATCACCTTTGGCATTTATACGCCAACCACGACGACGGTGACGAAGTAATTTTGCAACCCTAAAGATGAGGCATCCCGAATTTTTCAATTCAGGATGGCTCATCCTTCTTATAAACAGGCCCATGAGAAAAATAATATTCTATATATCGCTTGCCGTATCCATCCTGCTCTTTCTTCATGTCCTTCAGATCCTGGTATCCGACTTCCACCGGTTGACGGAGTATGGCTTCGGCTTTCTGACAGGGAAGGTTGTCTGGTTGCTGGTATTTGTAACCATCGCGGTTTTTATGAGAAGAAAAATAAAAATGCAAAGACAAGAAATGTAGCGCTTGCGTGGAAGCATTTTCAAGAATAAATCCAAGCAGCCCTTAGGCTATGACCTTGGATACCATTATTCGTACACCTAAACCCTAAACTATATACCTGAACCTATGAAACTTATTTCTGCTCTGTGTACTTCCTTTCTTTACTTTTCAACCTCCGTTCTCTTTGCCCAGGATCAACTCGCGCCAGAGCGCCCGGTGGGCTTACCTCCTGAAATAACCAACGAGGCTCGTTACGATGGGCCGGCGGACAACCTGCCGGACAGCTACCGCTGCGTCGCCACCACTCTCAAAAGATGGGATTACGAATCAGGCGATTGGGGGCTTCAGGACTCTACTGTATATGCCTATGATGAAAACAACAACCTGACGGAGGCATTGGCCCTGGCCTGGAACGGAATCCTCTGGAGCAAGTCCCTCCGCATAACGAATACTTACAATGCACGTAATCAACCAACATCTTCCACCGATGAATCCTGGGATGGAACCAACTGGATTACTCAGTATGGCAATCGCCAAACCCTTTGGGAATATGACGAGGATGGCAATGTAACCCAGGTGATCAGCCGATTCCGTGGGGACGAGGCATGGGGGGAATCCCTCAAGTCCATTTATGTGTATGACCCTGTCTCCTCCAATTTGTCATCCCGGGCCATTCTAGCTAATCTTGAGGGTAGCGGCCTGGAAAACTACGAACAGGAACTTTATCCCTCTTGTAATGATCGGGGTAACCCCCTGATCACCATATTGCAGTCCTGGGAGAATGAACAGTGGGTAACCGTGCGCCGTGAGTCTCAAGAATACAACGAGGACGGAAACTGCACTTTATTGCTAGTCCAGACGCCGGATGGCGAAAACTGGACAGACAAATACAGGAATGCCTATACTTATGGCCCGTCAACGCTCCTCAGTGGCTCGGCCCGAGAGAACTGGGACAAGAATACCCGGTCGTGGGCCTTAAATTACAAAACAGATTACCAGTACAATACCAAGGGGGGGCTGACATCAATAGACTTATCATACTGGGACAAAAAAAAGGCCTCCTGGGTAGGCGCCAACCGGCAAGTTCTGGAGTATGATGAGCATTTCAACCTCGCCAGCAGTTTGTCGCAGTTTCCACAAAACGGCCAGCTCGCCCTGGTAAACAATCACCGCAGTGTTTTTACTTCCGATACCCTTGGAAATCTAAAAACCGAGGAATACCAACGTTGGCTGAGCAATAAAAGCGAATGGGAAGGAGATTACCAGAGAACCTTCTACTACGAAGCTTTTGAAAATACCGAAGCAATACAGCTCGTGCCCCCTTCCGCAGTTTCCGTTACCCAGTCCTCCGCCGATGACTTCTTACAGGCTTCTGTTGATAGGGCTGTTTTTCCTGAAACGGCGTTTCAGGGCTGTATCTTTTCCCTGACGGGGAAGCCCCTTCACCCTTTCAAAATAGCCTCCGCTGGCCGCTCCTTCAACATAAGCCTGAAGAATCTAAACCTCTCCTATGGAACTTACCTCCTGCAAATAAGGCAGGGTAAGCGGATGGTGATGAAAATGATAGCAATCGTAAACTAGTAGTCTGTCAACGTTTAAATGACGGGTAAGGTATCGCGTATTTTGTGGCTGATTGAGGCGAAGGTTCCCGCCCATCCGTACGGACGGAAGGCGGTTCTTCAACGAAGAGCAGCCGCAAAAGACGCCATAGATTACCAGTCAATTTGAGCTTGACAGACTACTAGGAGCCTGTTCAATTCCACGCCAACCCACTCCGCTCCTCCCAATACGCCTCAGCCGGCATAGCCAGGCGGTTCAATTCTTCCATTTGGCCCGCTGAAAGAAGGGCGTCGCCTGCCCGCAGGTTAGACAGCAGATGCTCCGCCCGGGCGGCCCCGCTGAGCACGATCTGGGCCCAGGGGAAGCTCAGCACATAGGCCAGGGCGATGGCGTCGATGCCAACTCCATGATGATCGGCCAGGCGTTTCAGCGCCAGCATTTTGGGGATGAAGGCAGGATCGGCATGGCGGCCCGTCAGTCGCCCGTTGGCCAGGGCCTCCTTGATGATGACGCCCATGCCGCTGTCGGCAGCAGCTGCCAACTGCCGGGCGGCGGAGGACTCCAGGATATTAAAAGTCGCCTGAACGGCATCGAACAAACGCCGGCCGTCGACTTCCACTTCCATGGCGGCTTTCAACATTTCCTTCTGATCCGCCCCGCTCAGCGACAACCCAATGGCTACCCCTTCCGCTTTGAGAGCGGCTAAGCGGGAAAGGACTTCCGTATTTTCCAGCACCCCGCTGCTGAAGGTGGCCGAATGTATCTGGTATAACTTCAGGTAGGGCTGTAGGCGCTTCGACAGTTTCCACTGCCGCTCCAGCACCGGCAGGCTATGCTCCTTCACTTCGTGTTTTTCCGCCTCCACCCGCCAGCCGGCGGTGTAGGTGTAGCCCCACTTGGAGCCGACCGTGGCTTCCGCCGCTTTCTCTGGATGTTTTTGCAGCCAGGACAACAAAAAATCCTCCGCTTTCCCGTAAGAACGGGCTGCATCGAAGTAGCGGACGCCCTGCTCAAAGGCCAGGTCGAGCATTTCGTGGGTGCGTTGCTCCATGGCCGCCACGTCATAATTCGCTTCCAGGTCTTCTTCATGGCCCAGATTGATGTAGCCGGGGCGGCCCAGGGCGGCCAGGCCGAGGCCGAGGCGGGGGAGGCGGAGGGAGGTGGAGCCGAAAGGGGTGGTAGGGATGGGCATAGAAAATCGTATTTTTCCTTCTTCAGGCTTTCATTACTGGAAATTTATGACAACACCTGCGCCATGTCGCGCATGTTTGTGAATCCTCCTGGACAAATTCTCCATGCTTGCCACATTGCGCCGTTTTCTGAAACAGGGAATAACGGCGTGCGGAATGGAATTGTATTGTGCGCCAATCTTCATGCTGCCTTTGACAGCGGCTTCGCGGGGATTGGGCAGGTCTATGAAGTATTGGTTAACGATAATTTATTTGAAGAGCGCCCAAGCGCCTACAGCATTGAAAAACTTCGAGGCGGAAAGATTTGGCTGCCGGAAAAGGAGCAGTACTGGCCGTCCCAGGAGTTGCTGGCTAAGCATCGGAAAGTTTTTTTCCGCTAGGAGCCTGGGGCACGCCCGGGCGTGGACGCCCGGCCATGCTATCAATACGTAATCTAATGGTGTCCGGCTACTTCGAATCAAGCTCAAGCACAAGCGGCTCCTTACCCGGCAGCGTAATCCCGTCCTTCATTTCAAATACCTTTCCGGTCAGCACGTCCTTTCCAGTTTTTACTCCATTTAGCATCTGCGAGAAGCGCTCGAGTTCCAGGGCGGTGGGAGCCTCGTTGGCGTTCAGTATTACCATCACCTTCTCTTTATCGTTGTAGCGGAAGAAAACGTAGACGCCATCCTTCGGCACATAGTGCATCAGATGGCCGGTGTGAACCACCTCCGCATCTTTGCGCCATCTGACCAATTTTTTCATAAAAGCCATGGCCTGCCGCTGCTTTTCGTTCAAACCCTGCCCGGTGAAGGCATTCACCTTGTCGCCGGCCCAGCCCCCCGGGAAGTCGCTTCGGATGATGCCGTGGCTGTCGGTGCCGGGGTTGGCCATGAGCGCCTCGGTGCCATAGTAAATTTGGGGAATGCCACGGGTGGTAAGCACGTAAGCTACGCCCAGTTTGAAGAAGCCGAAGTCTTCATTCACCTGGGTATACCAGCGGCTCATGTCGTGGTTGTCAGGGAAGACGACCAGGTTGTTGGGGTCGGGGTAGAGGAAATCCTGGGCCAGCATTTCGTAGAGCTGGTTGAAAGCCTGGTTGCTATTGCGCTCGTTCAGGCTTTTGCGCATGGCCTCCTGCAGGGGGAAGTCCATCAGGCCGGGCAGGCAGGAGGTATAGCCGTTGGGGTTTTTCTTGCCCCTCTGCCAGAAAGACACGATGGTAGGCGTACCCACCCATTCCTCTCCTACAATATTGAAGTTTGGATATTCTTCCATGATGGCGCAGGTCCAGTCCGTCATGAAATCTGCATCGTTGTAGGGATAAGTGTCCATCCGTATGCCTCCCAACTCCAGGTATTCCACCCACCAGATGCTGTTCTGGATGAGGTAGGTGGACATGAGTTCGTTGCGTTGGTTCAGGTCGGGCATGGTCTTTACGAACCAGCCGTCGACAAAGCCTTTATAGTCCGCCTTTGCAACGTAGGGATCTTGAATAACCGCCTTTTTATGGTTGGTGGGCACAAACTCGCCGCCGTAGTTGATCCAGTCGGCAGTAGGCAAATCGTTCATCCACCAGTGGTTGGAGCCACAATGGTTGGTGATCATATCCATGATCATAATGATGCCTTTCTCGCGGGCCATATCGGCCAGCTTGCGGTATTCTGCGTTGGAGCCGTAGCGGGGGTCTACCCGGTAGAAGTCCGTAATGGAATACCCGTGGTAGGAAAAGGAATCCATGTCATTTTCCAGCACGGGGTTCAGCCAGAGCGCCGTAAAGCCCATATCGGCGATGTAATCCAGTTTGTCCATCATGCCCTGAATGTCCCCCCCATGGCGGCCGCCCGGATTAGCCCGGTCCGGCTTTTCCCGCATGCCTTCCACATAATCATTATCCGGATTGCCGTTGACGAAGCGGTCGGGCGTGACGAGGTACATCACGTCGGAGTTATCATATCCCCGTATTTCCTCTCCGCGCTTCTCCCGGGCGAGCAGGGGGTAGGAGTGGGCCAACACCACTTTTCCGTCTTCTTTAAATTGCATCTCTACGTTGCCGGGCCGGGCCTTCTCCCCTATTTCCAGGTTGATAAACAGGTAGTTTGGGTTGGGCACCCGGATGACGCGCTCTACGCTTACCCCTTCGTAATTGATAGACGGATACAATTCGGAGATGTTTTCGCCGTATACCAGCAGTTGCAGGCTGGGGTTCTTCATGCCTGCCCACCAGTTGGGCGGCTCGACGCGTTGGATGGAAGATTGCGCCTGAAGGGTGAAGCAACCGGTCAGGAGGAGGGCAGCGAAAATCGCCTGGATTTGTTGGCTTTTCATATCGCGATTGGATTGGTTTAGAGTTTGATTGGTTTGTGCTGATTTTCAGGGAGGGAAAATAAAGATTTTTTTTTCTTCCCCACTAAAAGAGCAAGACAGAGTTGGATTTTTAGCAAGGCAAATCCTTTTTTTCAGCGCTTTTACACACTCCCATACCCATACTGTACCTTCTCCAATCTCAACTTCAGGTTCTGAAGCGCTTCGGCCACCTCCCCCAGGTTAGCTTTGACCACCTCGCTGAGTCCGGTTTCTACGAAGAGGTTGTCGTTCAGGTGGTTGAGTTCGTTGGGGGCGTTGTTGCGTATTTTTTCCAGTTGCTGGTCCAGGTAAGCGTTGAGGCGCTGGAGGCGCTCGTCCCAGTGCTTTTCTACGATGGGGTGCGGCTTTTTGAAGATGACCTCGGTGCGCTCCGCCTGGCGGGTGCGCAGGGAGTAGGTGTAGCGTTCGGAATTGTAGAACACGTCGAGGGCAAACTGCCGGCTTCCCTTTTGGGCTTTCAGGCGGTTCACCAGGTTGAAATCTTTATCGTAGAAATTGACGACCTCCGCCTCTTCCATCTGCAGTTTCCGGAACTGCTTGATGTTGACGAAGGCGCCTTCAAATTTGTCATCCTCCTTCATCAGCTCGTAGTATTCTTCTTCAACGGGCATCAATTGCTCTTCGCTTACGGTGTGTTTCACCTTGATCTCATTGTCCACATCCTCTTCAAAGTCGCTCACTTCCCGCTTGGCCATTTGCAGGTTGACCGCCATGGTATAGCCGTGCCGCCGGATGGCTTCGGTCACGATCTCCCGGATGGCCTCCACCTGAGAAGGCTTGCTCCACAGGCAGTGCGCCATGAGGAAGCAATCCATGAGGTCTGCCTGGGCCCGGCCGTTCAGGAAGGCGGAGGTGCGCAGCAGCCGAACGATCTTTTTCCAGCGGCGGTCGTGCACGTCAATCAGCTTATCGGCCACGTTGGGGCGGGCGTTGTACTCCTCCATTTTGACCTTTACGACCTGAATGGTGTTGAGCACTTCGGCGGGCACCTCCACCTCATCGATGCGCGCCGACCAATCCTGAAGTTCTTCTTCAGTGAGTTTCAGCCCAGTGTCGATATCGTCTTCGTAGACGTCTTTGGTGTCGGTGATCATATTGAGGAAATTCCGGAATTGCCGGATATTGCCGACCTCCAGGCGGATGAGGAACCGGTCCCAGATAGGGTCCAGGCTGGAGTTCCGGGGCGGCAGCTCGTTGGAGGCGGTGATGATGCCGCGGATATTGACCTGCATGTCCTCGCCGCCGTTGCGGTAGACCTTTTCGTTCAGGATGGTCAGCAGGGCGTTTTGTATGGCGGGGCCGGCCTTCCAGATTTCATCCAGGAAGACGATGTTGGCGCCGGGCAGGTAGCGGTCGGTCAGGCGTTCGTATTTATCTTCCTCCTTCAGTTTTTTGATGGAAACCGGGCCGAAGATTTCGTCCGGGGTGCTGAACTTGCTCATCAGGTATTCAAAGGACGTGCCGTCTTTGAAGGCATACTTCAGGCGCCGGGCGATGAGGCTCTTGCCGACTCCCGGAGGGCCCAATAGAAAAATGCTCTCGCCGGCAATGGCGCTCAACAGGGCCAGCTTGACGGATTCCTCCCGCTCGTAAAGCCCCCGGCACAGGCCGTTGAGCAGCTCGGCTACTTTTGTTCTTACGGTATGGTCGATTGCTGTGGACATGGAATGAGTGAGTGAGTGAATGAATGAATGAATGAGTGAATGAGTGAGTGAGTGCACTTCCTTCAATCTTCCCACCCCCTGACGCCATCCGCTTCGATGTAATTCTTGCGGATCAGCTCATCGACAGTGGCGTTGCGTATGTTGAGGACTACCCCCGAAAAATGTAGGGTTTTGCCCGCCATAGCGTGGTTGAAATCCACTTTGACCGTTTCTTCCGTCCAGGAGAGGATGCGGCCGTTGTGGGCATCTCCCTCATCGTCGGTTAGGGTGACAAAATTTCCTTCCGTGAGGATATTATCCCCCAAGTGTTGAAAGGCATGGCGCGGCAGGTCGAGAATATTGGCGGGATCGGCCGGGCCGTAGCCTTGCTCCGGCGGCAGGGTAAACTGAAAAGGCTGCCCTTCTTCCAGCCCTTCGAGCTGCTTCTCGAAAGCCGGCAGCAGGCGGCCGCTGCCGAAGTAAAATTTAAAGGGGTAGTTGGCGTCCATGCGTTCCAGCAATTCTCCCTGGGGCCCGCCATTGCGCAATTCGTAGGATAAAGTTATGATGTTTTGTTCTTCGACGATCATCAGACAGTTGTTGAATTGTTTGGTATTACAACTGTAGGGGGAGGGAATTGTTTTTTGAGGAAGCGTATTCTTAGGCGGGCTAGCATAGCGCAGATTTATCCGGCTACCAGACGGAAGTCAGTTCTGCGAATAATGCATCAGAAAGCTTACCAGGCGGCCGTACTTGTCCAATGTAGATTTAGGAGCGAGGAGTTCCTCTTCGAGGCGGCGGCCGTAAATTTCCACCAGGCTTTCGAAATCTTTGCGGGGCAACAACCGGCCTAAAACGACGGCCCCTAAACAAAAAGCGGGCGGCCAACAATTGGCTCGCCCGCTATCGTATCTGTATTACATTGTAGTTAATGCGAAAGCCCATCATTTTCGAAAAAAAGATGGCCATTCGCTTTCGCAGCGGAGGATGGCCTGGCTGAGCCAACCTCCGCCCCGATGGAAAAGCAGCTTGTAGTTACTTCTGGCCTACTTCGATTTCGTTGCCGTTAGAACTGTCGGAAATCTCTACCTCACTGGTGCTGTAGTTGCCATCCTGCTCAACTTCTACGCTGTTGAAAGAGGCGTCATCAAAAATTCCGACAGAAGATTCGTGGTTTTTGCCATCCTGCTCGACTTCTACGTCGTTGAAGCCAGCAAAGCCACCAATAAGGACAGAAGATTCGTTGTCTTCGCCGTCCTGGTCAACTTCGACCGAGTTCCAGCCGGCAAGGCCGCCAACAGCAACTTCAGATTCGTTGTCTTCGCCATCCTGGCTGACATCCACTTCGTTGCCTTCAGCCACTAAGCCGATGGCTACGCTAGATTCGTTGTTTTCACCGTCCTGGTCGACATTTACTTCGTTGCCTTCAACAAAGTTGCCGGCAAAGGCGCCAACCAAAACCAAAGACTCGTTGTCTTCACCGTCCTGGTCGACTGATACTTCGTTGTCTTCAGCGACAATGCCGATTCCTACGTCAGACATGTTGTCTTCACCGGACTGTTCGACATCTACCGAGTTGTCGTAGGCAACTCCGCCGATAATCACATAGGAATCGTTGCCTTCGCCTTCCTGGTCGACATCTACAGAGTTGCCATCAGCAAGGGAGGTGATTTCCACTTCGGAATAATTCTCTTCGCCATCCTGTTCGACGCTTACTTCGTTGTCGCTGGCATTGTCGTCAATAGTGACATAGCTTTCCAGGTCTTCGCCTTCCTGATCTACGGACACTTCGTTGTCGTCGGAATAGTTCGTAATGGAAACATCCGAGATGTTCAGCTCATTGCCGTCGAGATCTTGCTTGACCTTAACCTCGTTGTCGTCGCTATTATTGGAAATGTAAACGTCGGACTGGTTGTCCTGAGCCATAGTAGCGCCTACTACAAAAAGTAGCGCTGCGAAAAGTAATACTATTTTTCTCATGGGTCGTACTGATTTAAGATTATGAAATGATATTTAAAAATGATTAAATCGCATCTTGTGGTATTCTGGCGTTATGCCAATACGACAACAGCGGAAGCCTTTGAAAGGGCCTCGCTCCGGGCCAGAATAAGTTTTTGGGAATTCTTGTTAACAGCACGAGGCTGTTATCAACAACACGTAATTTTATGATTACTAACGCAGGGGGGTAGCTGGGAAAATCTGCGTGATCTAAACAAGATAGAGTTTAGCTTTGCAAATTAGAAATTACGGCCTTTCTAAACTCATAGAAAACGCTGCGTCTACAAATGTAAGCATTTCTTATCAAACAAGGCCGGCATTTTAAATATTTTTTAAAATTTTATCCACGCAGGAAAGGTGAACAAGCCTTTTACTGCCCTGAAGGCGCACCTGCTGCTGGCACAGTTCCGACGGTTGCAGCCG
This genomic window contains:
- a CDS encoding aldo/keto reductase encodes the protein MPIPTTPFGSTSLRLPRLGLGLAALGRPGYINLGHEEDLEANYDVAAMEQRTHEMLDLAFEQGVRYFDAARSYGKAEDFLLSWLQKHPEKAAEATVGSKWGYTYTAGWRVEAEKHEVKEHSLPVLERQWKLSKRLQPYLKLYQIHSATFSSGVLENTEVLSRLAALKAEGVAIGLSLSGADQKEMLKAAMEVEVDGRRLFDAVQATFNILESSAARQLAAAADSGMGVIIKEALANGRLTGRHADPAFIPKMLALKRLADHHGVGIDAIALAYVLSFPWAQIVLSGAARAEHLLSNLRAGDALLSAGQMEELNRLAMPAEAYWEERSGLAWN
- a CDS encoding FKBP-type peptidyl-prolyl cis-trans isomerase; amino-acid sequence: MIVEEQNIITLSYELRNGGPQGELLERMDANYPFKFYFGSGRLLPAFEKQLEGLEEGQPFQFTLPPEQGYGPADPANILDLPRHAFQHLGDNILTEGNFVTLTDDEGDAHNGRILSWTEETVKVDFNHAMAGKTLHFSGVVLNIRNATVDELIRKNYIEADGVRGWED
- a CDS encoding HNH endonuclease gives rise to the protein MSRMFVNPPGQILHACHIAPFSETGNNGVRNGIVLCANLHAAFDSGFAGIGQVYEVLVNDNLFEERPSAYSIEKLRGGKIWLPEKEQYWPSQELLAKHRKVFFR
- a CDS encoding glycoside hydrolase family 13 protein, encoding MKSQQIQAIFAALLLTGCFTLQAQSSIQRVEPPNWWAGMKNPSLQLLVYGENISELYPSINYEGVSVERVIRVPNPNYLFINLEIGEKARPGNVEMQFKEDGKVVLAHSYPLLAREKRGEEIRGYDNSDVMYLVTPDRFVNGNPDNDYVEGMREKPDRANPGGRHGGDIQGMMDKLDYIADMGFTALWLNPVLENDMDSFSYHGYSITDFYRVDPRYGSNAEYRKLADMAREKGIIMIMDMITNHCGSNHWWMNDLPTADWINYGGEFVPTNHKKAVIQDPYVAKADYKGFVDGWFVKTMPDLNQRNELMSTYLIQNSIWWVEYLELGGIRMDTYPYNDADFMTDWTCAIMEEYPNFNIVGEEWVGTPTIVSFWQRGKKNPNGYTSCLPGLMDFPLQEAMRKSLNERNSNQAFNQLYEMLAQDFLYPDPNNLVVFPDNHDMSRWYTQVNEDFGFFKLGVAYVLTTRGIPQIYYGTEALMANPGTDSHGIIRSDFPGGWAGDKVNAFTGQGLNEKQRQAMAFMKKLVRWRKDAEVVHTGHLMHYVPKDGVYVFFRYNDKEKVMVILNANEAPTALELERFSQMLNGVKTGKDVLTGKVFEMKDGITLPGKEPLVLELDSK
- a CDS encoding Bor family protein, with protein sequence MIRKTIKMLAVVFAVSILFTSCYSYTSVVGKGAQGTQEVTQWNHYVLFGLAPVGVSDSKAMAGGASDYTVHTRHSFINGLVSGITFGIYTPTTTTVTK
- a CDS encoding AAA family ATPase produces the protein MSTAIDHTVRTKVAELLNGLCRGLYEREESVKLALLSAIAGESIFLLGPPGVGKSLIARRLKYAFKDGTSFEYLMSKFSTPDEIFGPVSIKKLKEEDKYERLTDRYLPGANIVFLDEIWKAGPAIQNALLTILNEKVYRNGGEDMQVNIRGIITASNELPPRNSSLDPIWDRFLIRLEVGNIRQFRNFLNMITDTKDVYEDDIDTGLKLTEEELQDWSARIDEVEVPAEVLNTIQVVKVKMEEYNARPNVADKLIDVHDRRWKKIVRLLRTSAFLNGRAQADLMDCFLMAHCLWSKPSQVEAIREIVTEAIRRHGYTMAVNLQMAKREVSDFEEDVDNEIKVKHTVSEEQLMPVEEEYYELMKEDDKFEGAFVNIKQFRKLQMEEAEVVNFYDKDFNLVNRLKAQKGSRQFALDVFYNSERYTYSLRTRQAERTEVIFKKPHPIVEKHWDERLQRLNAYLDQQLEKIRNNAPNELNHLNDNLFVETGLSEVVKANLGEVAEALQNLKLRLEKVQYGYGSV